The following proteins are encoded in a genomic region of Gimesia algae:
- a CDS encoding DUF1559 family PulG-like putative transporter, which translates to MQKLRAHNTKRSGFTLIELLVVISIIALLAALLIPAVFSARESARSSQCKSNLRQFGLSMHSFASTDPSGRYCTGAYDFRRDGCPDTWGWVADMVNSGAGLPQKMLCPSSTLLGSEKLNDMIGVANTSNKDSAPVARLSEGICATWTSGTEGTAARLLQVAKLLEDGYGTNYASSWYLVRSGAKTNAGVTASGLKGFGGSLGPLTIRRLDSSRVSSSAVSFMGCGAPGDVGEAVLSDSIPGFLDEGERLAESFNDGPGTWDGTKVALMPAGTNVVNATPAELPDPNRTGIPGADGNLWLQDSRDWFAWHGRGRNKICNVLMADGSVKAIVDLNGDGFLNPGFPASGTGSGYTDGTVELRPSECFSGPWLDAQLTKGNFE; encoded by the coding sequence ATGCAAAAATTACGTGCTCATAACACGAAACGATCAGGTTTTACTCTGATTGAACTTCTGGTGGTGATCTCGATCATCGCTTTACTAGCCGCTCTGCTGATTCCAGCAGTCTTCTCAGCGCGAGAATCTGCACGGTCTTCACAGTGCAAAAGCAACTTGCGTCAGTTCGGTCTTTCCATGCACTCTTTTGCTTCCACCGATCCCAGTGGTCGTTACTGTACTGGTGCTTATGACTTCCGTCGTGATGGATGTCCTGACACCTGGGGCTGGGTTGCCGACATGGTTAACAGTGGTGCCGGTCTTCCTCAGAAGATGCTGTGTCCCTCATCTACTCTGCTGGGATCTGAAAAACTGAACGACATGATTGGTGTTGCTAACACCAGTAACAAAGACTCTGCACCGGTTGCTCGCTTAAGCGAAGGAATCTGTGCCACCTGGACCAGTGGTACTGAAGGAACAGCAGCTCGACTTCTTCAAGTTGCCAAGCTGCTGGAAGACGGATATGGAACGAACTACGCATCCAGCTGGTATCTGGTACGTTCCGGTGCAAAAACTAATGCCGGTGTCACTGCATCTGGTCTGAAAGGGTTTGGTGGTTCACTGGGGCCATTGACAATTCGTCGTCTGGATTCGTCCCGCGTTTCTTCTTCTGCTGTTTCCTTCATGGGTTGTGGAGCTCCTGGTGATGTAGGCGAAGCTGTTCTGTCTGACTCGATTCCCGGTTTTCTCGATGAGGGCGAACGTCTGGCCGAGTCATTCAATGATGGTCCCGGTACTTGGGATGGAACTAAAGTCGCTCTGATGCCAGCTGGTACCAATGTGGTCAACGCCACACCTGCTGAACTACCTGACCCGAACCGAACTGGTATTCCTGGTGCTGACGGTAATCTGTGGTTACAGGATTCACGTGACTGGTTTGCATGGCACGGTCGTGGCCGAAACAAGATTTGCAACGTCCTGATGGCTGATGGAAGTGTGAAAGCAATCGTCGACCTCAATGGAGATGGCTTCCTGAATCCTGGTTTCCCAGCTTCCGGTACTGGATCAGGATACACAGATGGTACAGTAGAACTGCGTCCTTCCGAGTGCTTCTCCGGTCCCTGGCTGGATGCTCAGTTGACGAAAGGTAACTTCGAATAA
- a CDS encoding PSD1 and planctomycete cytochrome C domain-containing protein, whose translation MIARTISLFAVFNVAITCILFQNVDAETPSSADQSLDFATDIRPLLSDACFSCHGPDPEHREAELRLDLKEAVFAKHNGQALIVPGKPAESLIYQRMTAADESERMPPVDTGKILSKSDLAKIRKWIEDGAPWASHWAFQTPVKPALPEVRQPELIQNPIDAFVLDKLEQQPLSFSAPADRTTLLRRLSLDLIGLPPRIEEIDAFLADKNSDAYQNQVARLLASPHYGERWGRLWLDAARYADSNGYEKDAPREVWLYRDWVIDALNQNMPYDQFVIEQIAGDLLPQATQDQKIATGFMRNSMLNEEGGIDPEEFRMAAMFDRMDTIGKSVLGLTLQCSQCHTHKYDPLTHENYYQIFACINNSYEASMRGYTDEEQQQREKLLTEIKSLEQSLKNSVSDWPQRMAAWEKQVQQNQPVWHVMKLKNIDSNSQRYFEQPDHSMLAQGYAPSRFTSNFEAEVDAVDITAIRLELLNHPNLPAGGPGRATSGLCALTDIKLTVENAKDLQQKSNIKFTEATADFSNPRLQLQYPYEDKKGVRGFTGPVSYAIDGDNSTAWGIDGGPGRQNQPHEAVFRAEKPFGYPQGSKLKIGLVQMHGGWNSDNNQTMNLGRFRISWSNSQNAQADFLPDQVREILAIPDAERTPRQQDEIFSYWRTTVPEWKKENQRIEAIWKQHPEGTTQLVYQERPQPRQTHLLDRGDFLKQKQVVQPGVPGFLNSLPTDVPVDRLTFARWLVDRESPTTARAIVNRVWQAYFGQGIVSTSEDLGSQGAAPTHRKLLDWLAVWFMEEGWDLKKLHTLIVTSRTYQQSSRVSPELITKDPYNRLLARGPRYRVDAEIVRDIALQASGLLHPEIGGPSVYPPAPAFLFDKPASYGPKTWNVNEDAERYRRAIYTFRFRSVPYPMLQAFDAPNGDISTVKRTRSNTPLQALTTLNETLFMECAVGLAETILSSKSDSDESRIEMAFRRCVSRFPAAEEKQVLTRFLNRQRDYFNKHPEEATQISDQKQAKDSITDFAAWVALSRVLLNMDETITKE comes from the coding sequence ATGATCGCCCGAACGATCAGCCTGTTTGCAGTTTTCAATGTCGCTATCACATGCATTCTGTTTCAAAACGTGGATGCGGAAACGCCGTCTTCTGCTGATCAGAGTCTCGACTTTGCGACCGACATTCGTCCTTTACTTTCCGATGCCTGTTTCTCATGTCACGGCCCTGATCCGGAACATCGCGAAGCAGAACTCAGGCTCGATTTGAAAGAAGCAGTCTTTGCAAAGCACAATGGCCAGGCACTGATCGTACCGGGCAAACCCGCTGAGAGCCTGATCTATCAACGCATGACAGCCGCTGACGAAAGCGAACGCATGCCGCCCGTTGATACGGGAAAAATACTATCCAAATCTGACCTCGCAAAAATTCGAAAATGGATCGAAGACGGCGCTCCCTGGGCTTCGCACTGGGCTTTTCAAACACCAGTTAAACCAGCGCTTCCTGAAGTCAGGCAACCAGAATTGATTCAAAACCCGATTGATGCTTTCGTACTGGATAAACTGGAACAGCAACCACTGTCTTTCTCAGCACCCGCTGACCGAACGACGCTCCTGCGACGCTTGAGTCTGGACCTGATCGGCCTGCCCCCGCGCATCGAAGAGATTGATGCTTTCCTTGCAGACAAAAACTCTGATGCATACCAGAATCAGGTGGCACGTCTGCTTGCCTCACCCCATTACGGAGAACGCTGGGGAAGACTCTGGCTTGATGCGGCCCGCTATGCCGATTCCAACGGCTATGAAAAAGATGCGCCCCGCGAAGTCTGGCTCTATCGTGACTGGGTGATTGATGCCTTAAATCAGAATATGCCCTACGATCAGTTTGTTATAGAACAGATCGCCGGTGATCTGCTTCCGCAGGCAACACAAGATCAGAAAATTGCCACCGGTTTCATGCGCAATTCCATGCTCAATGAAGAAGGGGGCATCGACCCTGAAGAATTTCGCATGGCCGCCATGTTCGACCGTATGGACACCATTGGAAAAAGTGTTCTCGGTTTGACGCTGCAATGCAGCCAATGCCATACCCATAAATACGATCCGTTAACTCATGAAAATTATTATCAGATTTTTGCCTGTATTAATAACTCGTATGAGGCCAGTATGCGAGGTTATACAGACGAAGAACAGCAGCAGCGGGAAAAACTGTTAACCGAAATCAAGTCCCTCGAACAGTCGCTTAAAAACTCGGTGTCCGACTGGCCTCAACGTATGGCTGCATGGGAAAAACAGGTACAGCAGAACCAGCCGGTCTGGCATGTAATGAAACTGAAAAATATCGACAGTAATTCCCAGCGTTACTTTGAACAACCCGATCATTCCATGCTGGCACAAGGTTATGCGCCGTCCCGGTTCACTTCGAATTTTGAAGCCGAAGTCGATGCCGTCGATATCACCGCCATCCGACTTGAACTGTTAAACCACCCCAATCTACCGGCAGGAGGCCCCGGTCGCGCCACATCCGGTCTGTGTGCGTTAACCGACATCAAACTCACCGTTGAGAATGCAAAAGATCTTCAACAGAAATCCAACATCAAATTCACGGAAGCCACTGCCGATTTCAGTAATCCGCGTCTGCAATTGCAATATCCTTACGAAGACAAAAAAGGAGTCCGCGGCTTTACCGGGCCAGTCAGTTATGCGATTGACGGCGACAACTCGACAGCCTGGGGAATCGATGGCGGACCGGGACGACAGAACCAGCCCCATGAAGCAGTCTTTCGCGCTGAAAAACCATTCGGTTACCCACAGGGCAGTAAACTAAAAATCGGTCTCGTGCAAATGCATGGTGGCTGGAACAGTGACAACAATCAAACGATGAATCTCGGTCGCTTCCGCATATCATGGAGCAACAGTCAAAATGCGCAGGCGGATTTCCTTCCTGATCAGGTCAGAGAAATTCTGGCAATTCCCGATGCGGAACGCACACCCCGTCAGCAAGACGAAATCTTCAGCTACTGGCGGACGACGGTCCCTGAATGGAAAAAAGAAAATCAGCGAATTGAAGCAATCTGGAAACAGCATCCGGAAGGCACCACTCAGCTGGTTTATCAGGAACGTCCGCAGCCCCGTCAAACCCATCTGCTGGATCGTGGCGACTTCCTCAAACAAAAGCAGGTGGTGCAGCCAGGCGTGCCCGGTTTTCTGAACTCACTCCCGACAGATGTCCCTGTGGACCGCTTGACATTTGCCCGCTGGCTTGTCGATCGTGAATCACCGACAACGGCCCGCGCCATAGTAAACCGGGTGTGGCAGGCCTACTTCGGTCAGGGAATCGTCTCAACCAGTGAAGACCTGGGCTCTCAAGGAGCGGCGCCCACGCATCGAAAGCTGCTGGACTGGCTGGCAGTCTGGTTCATGGAGGAGGGCTGGGACCTGAAAAAACTACACACCCTGATTGTCACCTCCCGGACCTATCAACAGTCATCCCGCGTCAGTCCCGAATTGATTACGAAAGATCCGTATAACCGCCTGCTGGCACGGGGCCCGCGCTATCGCGTCGATGCGGAAATCGTCCGTGATATCGCCTTGCAGGCCAGTGGACTGCTGCATCCCGAAATCGGCGGCCCCTCTGTGTATCCGCCGGCTCCCGCCTTCCTGTTTGATAAACCGGCCAGTTATGGACCTAAAACATGGAATGTAAATGAAGACGCCGAACGTTACCGCCGCGCTATTTATACGTTCCGTTTCCGCTCGGTTCCCTACCCCATGCTCCAGGCATTTGATGCACCGAACGGTGATATTTCAACCGTGAAACGCACTCGCTCCAATACACCGCTGCAGGCTTTGACCACACTCAATGAAACCCTGTTCATGGAGTGTGCTGTTGGACTTGCAGAGACAATACTCTCATCCAAATCAGATTCTGATGAATCACGGATCGAAATGGCGTTCCGACGCTGTGTTTCTCGTTTTCCCGCTGCAGAAGAAAAACAGGTACTGACACGTTTCCTGAATAGACAGCGCGACTACTTCAACAAACATCCGGAAGAAGCAACACAGATTTCTGATCAGAAACAGGCCAAAGATTCTATCACGGATTTTGCTGCATGGGTCGCCTTATCTCGGGTGCTGCTCAATATGGATGAGACGATCACAAAAGAATAA